From a region of the Corvus cornix cornix isolate S_Up_H32 chromosome 2, ASM73873v5, whole genome shotgun sequence genome:
- the PLEKHF2 gene encoding pleckstrin homology domain-containing family F member 2, with product MVDRLANSEANTRRISIVENCFGAAGQPLTIPGRVLIGEGVLTKLCRKKPKARQFFLFNDILVYGNIVIQKKKYNKQHIIPLENVTIDSIQDEGDLRNGWLIKTPTKSFAVYAATATEKSEWMNHINKCVSDLLSKSGKTPSNEHAAVWVPDSEATVCMRCQKAKFTPVNRRHHCRKCGFVVCGPCSEKRFLLPSQSSKPVRICDFCYDLLSTGEMTACQSSRSDSYSQSPKSSLNDVSDDDDDEDSSD from the coding sequence ATGGTGGATCGCTTGGCAAACAGTGAGGCAAATACTAGAAGAATAAGTATAGTGGAAAACTGCTTTGGAGCAGCTGGTCAACCCCTGACTATTCCTGGCCGTGTTCTGATTGGAGAGGGAGTACTAACAAAACTTTGTAGGAAGAAGCCCAAAGCAAGGCAGTTCTTCCTATTCAATGACATTCTTGTTTATGGTAACATTGTCATCcagaagaagaaatacaatAAACAGCACATAATCCCACTGGAAAACGTCACTATTGATTCCATCCAGGATGAGGGAGACTTACGGAATGGGTGGCTTATCAAGACACCAACAAAGTCTTTTGCGGTTTATGCTGCCACTGCTACAGAGAAGTCGGAGTGGATGAACCACATAAATAAGTGTGTTTCTGATTTGCTTTCCAAAAGTGGGAAGACTCCTAGCAATGAACACGCAGCTGTGTGGGTACCGGACTCGGAAGCCACTGTGTGCATGCGCTGTCAGAAAGCCAAGTTTACACCCGTCAACCGCCGTCACCACTGTCGCAAGTGCGGCTTTGTTGTGTGCGGGCCTTGCTCGGAAAAGAGGTTTCTGCTCCCGAGCCAGTCTTCCAAGCCAGTGAGAATCTGCGACTTCTGCTATGATCTTCTTTCTACCGGGGAGATGACTGCTTGTCAGTCCTCTAGGTCAGACTCCTACAGCCAGTCACCTAAGTCATCTTTAAATGATGTatctgatgatgatgatgatgaagacaGTAGCGATTAA